ACATGTCATACACTATCCCCTGCTTCACCACCTCCCTGTTGTGCACTCCTGTGCTTTTATCAGGCcaacaaaatattgttataaTGTGAGATGTGTCGCATTTAGAAGTAAACTAcataatacaataaatacaatagACAATTTAACTCGTGCTTTTCCTGGTGTGTCATTCAGGTGAGAAACCAATTTTAATGTGAGCTGCTGTTTAACATCAGTCACATTTAGTAGTAAACATATTACAATATCTTGTGCTTGTGTTTATCCTTCAAGAGAGAAAGCATTTGAATGTGAGCTGTGTCACATGAGTCATAATTAGTATTAAACTTAGAGTAAAGTATATAATACACAATAAATACAATATACAAGCTtagtaaacatacagtataaacatatgggcagtcatgggtaagcggttagagcgtcagacttgtatcccaaaggttgccggtttgactcctgacccgccaggttggtggggggagtaattaaccagtactctcccccatcctcctccgtgactgaggtaccctgagcatggtaccatcccgccgcactgctcccttggggcgccatagagcctgcccccttgcatgggtgaagcataaatgcaatatcgttgtgtgcagtgaacacttgtgtgctgtggagtgctgtgtcacaatgacaatgggagttggagtttcccatgaaATTTCACTTACATAATACATTATACAAACTTTGTAAACATATAATTTCAATACATTAACTTGTCCTTGTGTATCCTCCAGGCGAGAAGCCTTTTGAATGTGAGCTGTGCCACAAGCGGTTCAGCCGGCGGGACAAGCTGAACATGCACAGCCGCAGCCACACGGGCGAGAGGCCCCACAAGTGCAAGTACTGCGCCTATGCGGCAGCCGACAGCAGCAGCCTTAAGAAGCACCTGCGCATCCACTACGACGAGCGGCCCTTCAAGTGCCAGATCTGCCCCTACGCCAGCCGCAACTCCAGCCAGCTCACCGTACACCTGCGCTCGCACACCGGTGGGTTTGGGGACTCTTAACCCATTCATTTGTGTTAGTGGTACTTTTACGCCTCTGCACACAGGGCTCCACATTATCATGGCACACTTTTGGTTTACTCTTTCATGATCATTGCGTGTGAAGGCGGTCACGACATGGTCATTAGGTTTCAATCGACAGTTCTTGTAATGCCAAATAGATATAATTGATTGATATCAACATAAATACATCCCATTTCAGAGTCAACACAGTGCTACATCTTTGGCATATCAGCTGGTGTATGTGAAATGGTCTGGGAACAATGTAGTCTAAAACAAATCAGGCAATGACttttttagtagcagacgtcaggtggtacaaccactgCTAATGATTATTAATGTAGAAGCAATGAATGTTTCTTAGATAATCCCATtaaagtaaacaaaaacaacaatctaTGTAATAGTGGCATTAGATGTCGTTGCACTACCCTGACGCCTGCTTCTACAAAAAGCTCATTCACCCAAATGTATTTGCGTGTCTCTGACAGGCGACTGCCCGttccagtgcaaccagtgcaacgCCAAGTTCAAGATCAACTCGGACCTGAAGCGGCACGTCCGCGTGCACTCGGGCGAGAAACCGTACAAGTGCGACTTCTGTGACTACCGCTGCGCCATGAAGGGCAACCTCAAGTCGCACGTGCAGATCAAGCACGCCTCGCACAACTCCTTCCGCTGCCCCGACTGCGACTTCCAGTGTGCCAACAAGAGTGCCTTGCGCCAGCACTGCCGCGCCCACCAGCCCGCGCTGCCCATGCAGTGCGCCAAGTGCAGCTACTCGTGCGCCAGCAAGGGGGCGCTGAAGATCCACGAGCGCGTGCACTCGGACGAGCGGCCCTTCAAGTGCGAGCACTGCAGCTTCGCCTCCAAGCAGCGCAGCAACCTGCTCATCCACCGCAAGAAGTGCCACGCCGACAAGCCCGAGAAGGTGACCGAGAAGCGGGCAGGTGGCGGAGCGGGCCGAGGGGGTGCcggcggaggcggaggaggagcaggggcgaACGGAGAGGTGGGTGGAGACACGGTGCCCTCCTCCTCCAAGCCTGTGAGCTCTCGTTACCGTGCCCGGCTGGAGGCCACGCGTGCCTTCAGGTGCAACGTGTGCGACGCCTCTTTCGTGCGGGAGGACTCCTTGCGTAGCCACCGCCGGCAGCATCAGAACCTTCCGCACAGTGGATTCCTGCAGCTGCCCACTCCTccatgcacctcctcctcctcctcctcctcctcttccctccacacctcctccctcacctcctccactGGTCCTGCTGCCATTGCTATCCCCATCCACAACCCACTCATCCACCAGTCCACCTCCATCACCGCCACCAGCTGCAGTAGCAGCTCCCTTCGAACTGCTGCCAGCAACCAGGACACAGGCCCCCTGCTGTCTGCGTACTCCACTGCCCCTCTGAAGGTGATTGTGGTGGAGGAGAACTCTGCCAGCCTACTGAGCCCTGTGCAGGTCAGCCTGCTGCCTGTGTCCGGCCATACCCTGCACACGCCAGGAGAGGGCGCCAGTCTGGAGcttcacaatcatcatcatcatcatcagcagcagcagcagactgtcACACTGCTCACCCACATCTCCCCCAGTGACGTCACGGACACCGCAGGGGTGTCGTCGTCTGGCCTGGACGCTGGGACGCTGGCGGGTGTGGACGGCTCTCAGGCCTTCATCACCACCTGCTCCGACCTAGACGGACTCACCGCCCTCATCCAGGAAGGGGGCACAGAGGTCACGGTGGTGACGGACCCCACGGACACACAAGGGTTAACCAGCACCCAGAGCACAGACTGTACGCTAGGCTCGTCCCTAGAGGTGGTCGGGGAGGAGATAACGGCCCCTCATGAGGACGACGCCAAGCCCTCGGACGGCATGCTCCTGGGGGGCGAGGACACGAGTAGTCTGATGATGTCCAACCTCAGCATGGGGCCTCACGGGACCCTGCTGCTCCACAACATGCCCCTCAGCCTGGGCAGCTCCGCGGACAGACCCCCCTCGCTGGAGCAGCTGTCTCCACATAATATCTTCTCAGACACTCACCCCGGGGACCCAGAAGACTGATAGTACAGCTAATATATaggtagtagggctgcacgattatggaaaaaatgataatcacaaTTAATTGGATTGAAATTGACAGTCGTGATTATTCAACAACAATGAACAACTGATTTTTTTTACAGGCT
This Engraulis encrasicolus isolate BLACKSEA-1 chromosome 10, IST_EnEncr_1.0, whole genome shotgun sequence DNA region includes the following protein-coding sequences:
- the zfp64 gene encoding zinc finger protein 64; this encodes MASFNVNGEGGHVLNVLADVSPDIHICGFCKQQYNNFEVFLAHKQNGCQISSSNISASGTVTSLTESGAEFVFEEAFQACVAKVTKKPLTKAQKSPSKRIKPTGPTVRRSCCFSGCTFKTQYGQKDMERHLKTHTGEKPFECELCHKRFSRRDKLNMHSRSHTGERPHKCKYCAYAAADSSSLKKHLRIHYDERPFKCQICPYASRNSSQLTVHLRSHTGDCPFQCNQCNAKFKINSDLKRHVRVHSGEKPYKCDFCDYRCAMKGNLKSHVQIKHASHNSFRCPDCDFQCANKSALRQHCRAHQPALPMQCAKCSYSCASKGALKIHERVHSDERPFKCEHCSFASKQRSNLLIHRKKCHADKPEKVTEKRAGGGAGRGGAGGGGGGAGANGEVGGDTVPSSSKPVSSRYRARLEATRAFRCNVCDASFVREDSLRSHRRQHQNLPHSGFLQLPTPPCTSSSSSSSSSLHTSSLTSSTGPAAIAIPIHNPLIHQSTSITATSCSSSSLRTAASNQDTGPLLSAYSTAPLKVIVVEENSASLLSPVQVSLLPVSGHTLHTPGEGASLELHNHHHHHQQQQQTVTLLTHISPSDVTDTAGVSSSGLDAGTLAGVDGSQAFITTCSDLDGLTALIQEGGTEVTVVTDPTDTQGLTSTQSTDCTLGSSLEVVGEEITAPHEDDAKPSDGMLLGGEDTSSLMMSNLSMGPHGTLLLHNMPLSLGSSADRPPSLEQLSPHNIFSDTHPGDPED